In Betta splendens chromosome 1, fBetSpl5.4, whole genome shotgun sequence, the genomic stretch ATGTTCCAAGCTCAGTGTTTTGCCATGTGGCCTAAACCAGGAACTGAGTGTTTGCGGATATTACACTTACCTTTCATATCGTTCTTCAAAACGATAATCCTCTTGTGACCATGTCCTTTGATCCAGACCACCTGATGATGTGCCACAAAACACAAAGGTAAAGCTCAAGTTTTGTGAaaaagtttgtgttttcactgccTTAAGGGGAGGCAATAAATCAAATATTCCTAATTAGACTACATTACTATCTCCTCCTTGCATTCGGAGACCTGCAAAGACGAGTCTCTCTATGGTACAAGTCTGTACTGAATTATTGCTCCCACCTGTGGAATAGCACTGAGTAGCTCGTCAGTGCTGGCATATCCATAGGAGCGAGGTTCAAGGCTGCAGCCTGTAAATTTGTTGTAAGCCCCCTGGAACTCAGTCAGGAAGATCTGGTTGTAATGGTAAGTGTGGAGCAGGGCACGTATGTTACGGGCAAACTGGTAAAGCCTTGTCAACCTCACCCAACCTTCAACTTGACCACTAGCAGTGCTGCCAGCTTTTCCATTTTCATCACTTTCCCGGTTGTATAGCTggtaaaggaaaaacaaacattcagtttatcacatgtaaaaaaaaaaaaaaaaaaaaaaaaaaaaaaaaaaaaaaaaaaaaaagctcaaagaggaaacaagaacagcacaacttctcTCTAATCGTCTACTTACCTCAACGAGGTAGGGCAGGCTCTTAAGTAACTCACTAAGGGAGAGAAACCCATATTCACAAGGGTTGAGTTGAACTCCGTGGACAGTCGAATAATATTGGctgagctcctccaccttcaggcCATTGATGACCAGGTCTTCGTCTTGAGACATGAGTATGGCCAGTAGCTGTGAGGTGAGGGAGCGTAGAGACTTCCTGTTTATCAACTGCACTTCACGACCCTCTGAGCCATCCACCACCTAGagacataaaacaaaattaCAGATAAACATTTCATTCCAGTGTTGTAGACAAAACTCATTGAACGCCAAATGTCCTAAATGTCCTTGACTTTGGTATCATGGTTAGGTGTGTTTACATTGACTACACCAGATAAAAACACTGCCTTAAAACTGGTGTAAATTATTTACTAGAGTATATTTGAGAGCTTCTCTCTTGAAAGCTCAGCTTTGAGAAGCGGTCACCCATTCAGCGGAAATGCTTATGGTACGATAATGGAAAGTGGATAATACAATTCTTTTAAATTACTGATTTCCCACCAGATCAAAAATGTATGGCAGACTGGCAAATTCACATGAATGCAGGCCATCCTTGCATACCTTAACAACATGGCAAAGTTTGGTTAGTAGAGCTGGCAGGGAGCCGGCATCATAGTCCTGCAGGCGTAAGCCATAACCGAAGGTTTTGCTGTACTCCGTGAGCAGCTGGCTGACTGGAAGGCTCGAGTTTTTTTGACCCCGAAGCAGCTTGACCAGCTGAGCTGCCAGAGCCTTGATGCGCTCCACTTCAGTAAGAGTcaacattttctcctccccACACTCCAATACCTGGCAAAGGAAGTAAACACGTTTCTTAAAAAGGTTTATATAAAACTAAACACCAAATTTGAGCATAAAAATACTTAATTTGAGGGGAGCTCATCTCTATAGGAGGAACCggagagaaaaggcagaagGACACACTTCTGACGGACTACTACTGGCATTTAATGAGGCACTTTAAAATAGCCCAGTGTGTCACTGCTATAATTATATGTATAAAATTCATCAGCATTgatattctgtttatttaatGTATCTGATGTTTTTGTTGGGACATCAAGAAGCACAGGGTATTATACAAAGAGAAGACCTTACTTACCATCAGCACATCAGGGAttgcttcaaacagctcaatgagcTTCGTGAACCCGTAGTAGCTGAGCTTGCACTGGCGACCAAAGTGGTGGTGGTAGGTGGGGATGAACTTACTGAAGGGCATTCGGCAGTGAGGTTGGTGACGTAGCAagtccaccacctccttcccAAACTGCTTTGTGCGCTCCATTTCATCAACTGTCCGCTCTACAGGAAGACAAAGGACTCAGTGGCAGTTCCACCTTTGAACGGCTTTTAGgcatatttgtttaattattaatgtttaCCTTAGACAAAAAAATTTTTGGATCAACAGAAATTGTATAAAGCATGAACAGGTACACTCATAGGTGTTTATAGCTAGTTTAATCCAACCTCTCTTTGGTACAGAAATCACTGTGTCTGTATCTTGCTGTGTGATGGTAATGGTAGTGTCAGGGATCTCAGTCAGCAGGTCCATTAGGTCACATATCCCGTAGTCTATCACCCTCCAGTCTCTAGAGAAGCACCTGAATAGAAATTGCAAGTAACCAGGGTATTATTACTCAAACACATCTCAGCAAGTTAAGACATTTTAAGAATATAGGGATCAGGGATCAGGTTATCCACAACCACAAGCAATGTTGACTGACCAGTGGTAAGCTTGCATGAAGTCGTTGATTGACACTTGTTTGCTGGCCTGAAACTTAAGCAGTTTTAGCAGGTCTTGTGTGAAGCGCTTCACCTGAGCACGATGGGTCAGAGTCAAGAGACGTTTGGTACCCATACCAAGGATCTATGGGtaaaccaattaaaaaaaaagatgtaataCTTTTATACTACTTTTAATACTACTAATTTAAACCTCTGCATATTGTATGATGTTTTTGCCTCTACCTGCAGGACATGTGGCACAGCCTCCAGAAGCTCCATCAGTTTGGAGTAGCCATAGTCTGAGACACGGCACTGCTTGGCAAAGTGATGATGGTATGAGGGTATGAACTTGCTGATGGGCATGATGCATGATGGCTGACTCTTCAACAGATCAATAATCTCTCGGCTAAATTGGATGAGCTGTGGATTACCAACGGGACTCTTGCAGCGCTGAATCCATGGCTCTGAAGAAAGAATTTTACAAAATAAGtattacatatttaaatatgaCACTGGTAGAAATAATCTGAATCAAGTGCTTAATGTTAATTGAAGAgagaaaattttaaaaattgtaAGTGATCCTACCAGTATTTGGTGCTGGAGGTTTGTTGTGTATCCACTTGATGATTTTGAACCCATTCTGAGCTGTTACTATTGTGATACTGGGAACACAGGTAATGAGGTGCTCCAGGGGAACACCACCCTCCAGTGTTTCATTGCCAAGTTGCAGTGGCCTGAATTTTGCAGCATAGCAGTCaggaaaactaaaagaaaaacacatcacTGACTTTATATAATCTGGGAAAAAGTGTGTGTCATTTTACAGATTTCTTTTATATaatctgggaaaaaaaagtgtcattttACAGATTTCTTTTACAGCAGCTTACCTAAGCAATGGAAGGGTACCCTCATGTGAATGCAGTAAACTGTGGACATCAGAGGTCAAAGTGCTCAGAGACATCACAGTAAACGGAATTTTGCAGGAGTCTGGGTCAAAGTCAGCctcactaaaaaaaaaaacagagagcaAATATTGAGAACTAATGCCTAAATTGTACTTTTGAAATAACTGGGTAGTCAGTGTAATGTTGGGCCATGCTACTcacaaaatgtttaaatcatatttaaaataatgtaataacCTAAAGTCCTGCTGTGCATAGTGTTGTCTGCAGACAGGTTCATGATACTCGAGCTCTTCAAACACCACAGGGCTTCCACTTGCTGAGGAGGAGCCCTCCTGGGACTGTGAAGACCCCAGTGGACTCTGGCGGATTAGGCTGCTGGGCAGAAGGCACACAAGCCTCGAGCCTCCCTGTTCCCTTACCGCAACCACCTCCGGTAGTCTGTAGAGGTCCCCAGTTGAAAGCTTGCGGGAATATCTGGAGTGGTGAAAAAAAAGCATTAGCATTCATCTTACTGCAATGGATACAGTTTTGTCCAAGTAGGAAATAATAAACTACCGTTTATTAAGTTTGAAAACCTTGAGTTAAAAACCAAATGCTTACTTTTTCTCATAGATCTCTGTGAACTTGAATAGAGGAAGACAATTGGCAGGTGCATCTTGGAGAATGCTTCTGATCTCAGTGCTgtagacaaagacaaagttaAAATATGCCAAAATaaacaagacagacagacatccCTTGATCGCCATCAGCCAATGAATACAACTTCTGTCTATCATTTTCACTGAGCTTCTATGGTAACAAAAAAAGCCTACCTGAGCATGGTGAGGGATTTATTGCTGCTACCAGTGATCAGCGACACCTGAATGCGTTTTCCTCCGATCTTATAACGATGTAGGCCGCTGACAGCACTGATGGCCTGTTGTAGTGACAACATCTGAATAATGGCCTTCAACTGATAGTCTGTGTGGGGGCTAAGCTCTACAGCTTTGACCTAGACACAACAAAGTCATGTTTAGGTGGTTCACATTCATTCAACATATTCAGTCTAAAGAAATGGTTCAGAGTCAGAATAATTCTACaacaagtttaaaaaaaaaaaagggaaaaaagaagTCCCCCTCAGTCTTACCCGTCCATATCTAGAAAAGGTGTCGTGCAGAGTTTGCTGGAGATCTTTGCGGGACATACGATAGTCCAGGTTGGCCACCTGAATCTCTGCCCCATCAATGAATTGCTCATAAGAACCTTCAGGGCAAGGGCTACGGGGTACAGCCAGCAGTGGTGAGGAGCGGCTAGACAGGCAGGGGGATGCACTCCTACAGTTAGAAACAGGGAAGAGAACTTTACATTTTGCAAGGGAAACGTTTTAGAaatttgtgtgtctttttttcttaaataatGAATTCCATAAACCAATTTAGCCAAGCATAAGCAATTTACACCCATATCATCACCTGGAGGACCAGGAGCCCTGGGAAAGGACAAGCGGACTGAAGCTCCTGTGCAGGGTTAATTTGCTGAAGGCTGAGGGTGTGCTAATCTGGAACTCCCCCGAGTTTCCTTCCCTTTTTTCTACAGGGGACTCTGACACTCGACGAGGACTAGAGCCTTCTCTTCTAcatagaaagaagaaaaacGAGGGAACATGGGTAAGAGCTGGCTGCATATGGACTTTAACACCCACTACGTTCACAACAGTTTGTAAAATTACACAATATAAAATGATAGGCCATTGTTTACATTCTTTTTCAAAATGTGTACCTTCTCCTGTACAGGGATTCTCCAGCGATACTAGGCTTTTTAACTTGCTCCAAGGTTCCCATTTCACCATTACTGTGGGGGGAAGAGGAAGCTGCACGTACTTCATCCAAAGGGTGAAAGTCTGTTCTAGGCTTGCTCTCCAAACCAGCCAGCTCctgaaaagcagcaaatatTATGTTGACTGACTGCCTACTGTTCATGTGTTTGACTTATTGGGGAATGCAAGTTCATTTTGTACCTTTACATGACTAAATCTCATGTGAAGAATAAATAAAGCCTACAGAAGACATACTACAGATAGTATGGCTTTATTTCTGTtatgttataataaaaacaaaaacaaacaaaccaatgtaaaaacagcaCGGGCTAAATTCAGCCACACAAATGAAGGCACAGGGTCAGACTTGTAGTATCGcagcaaaggggggggggtggacaaaaacaaacaaacaaaaaaatatattataagcTAATTTCATGCATTAACGTGATTGTATGATTAATGCACATGCAGGACAAGAGGGGCCCATGTACAGCACTAACAACTATCATTGCAGATTAACAAGCAGCCACAAGCCGTTAGTCAAAGCAAGAAGAAAACGAGACTGAAGGACACTGGGCAGGGGAATAAGGCTGTTATTTACAAAGCAGCCCAGACAAGGACAGAGGGCAATGGATGTTAATGGAAAGCAGGCACTGGCGAGTCTGCTGACCTGTAAGGGTTTGGCTGGAGTACCACCAGGAGGCCCACTACAGCCCCTCCTTGGGCTGTAGAGCCTTTCAAGCACTTGGCCAGAGGTGTGACTAGGGCGCGTTGCTCGCCGCGGTCTCCTGGGTGACCTGGGCTTCTCCAGGGGCAGAAAGGAAAAAGAGGATATAGATGGAGGAGGCGCAAACACTGAATCCTGACTTTCATAGGGTTGGGGCAGAGTTGCATTTTGAGGCAAGGGATGAGACTGAAGCACAGGCTCAGGACTTGCATAGTCTCTGGGATGTGGGGAGAAGGAGAGGCTGATTCTGCGGCCAAAGACATCCTCATTTTCCATTCTCTTGCGGGCGCGTGCAGCTGCCTCAGGGCTGCCAAACCGGAGGACTGCTGAGCCCTGGGACATGCTCAGCACCTTGCCGCCACAGTTGTCTGACAGGCGGCGGAGCCTGAGCTTCACAGCATTCCGTAGACTCTTGTCACAGTTGACAGGAAGGTTGTGCACATAGAGGAAGTTGTAACTGGGCTGAGGGAGTGGAGGGAGAGACAGCGTGCCTTTCTGGTTTTTATAGTTTATACAAATAAATTTTACAGTTTCcctcttaattaaaaaaacatttgagaaTACCTGAGatacaactttatttttaatttgaaattattCCTAAAAATCCAATTTATCAGCCCTATTCTTTGCCCTCACAAATGAGATTGTGTCGTTTTAGTTTTACCAGCACCAACTTGTTTTATATAATAGAAGAAACCACAAAAGCATTTAAAGTGCTAAAGCATTTGGTACGACCTACCTGTGACTTGACAAGAGTTCGTGGTGGCAGATCAGCTGTAATCTCCTGAAAAGCCACATGGCGATGGGCATGCTGCAACAGGGCTGGAGATGTATGGCTGCCATGGACCAGAACTACTTGGAAACCATGGCGATGACGCAAGTCGCTCAACTCACTTGCAAAGTTCACATCCGCTGGCattgataaaataaaatcaattatGATGGCAATTCAAATATGTAAACTCTTTCAAAAACTGTTTATTATAGATATGAGCTGAACTCACAGGATACTAGCACAACAGTTGCAGGTGCAGTGTGGGTCTCGGCAAAGCGGCGTAAGCTCTGACGAAGCTTGTCATCAGCCGCATTCTTGGCTGTGGCGTTGATATGTGCAACAGTAACCTTATGGGCAAAAGTACGTTTCAAATGATCTTTTTTCTTAAGTCACACTATACACATGGAAGCTTTTCATTTCAGGAAACATTGTTTGTACCTGGCAGTTATTGAGCTCTTGGATGACGGCTTTGCTTTCCTTGCTGATatcacagacacaaatgaaTTCTGCCTCACGATGACCTTGAAAGAAATGGCTACGAATACGCTGGACCACAGCTCCAGCAGAACGCCCACTGGGAACACTACAGTTCTCAATGTCCCAGAAGACGCCCACTGGAGGGATGTTCTCAGGACCATTGTTCTCTGGAGATCCTAGCAAACGAATAACACCATGAGAAAACAAATTCTAAATCTATTCAGTTACATTGAGTTCAATGCTAGCAAAGAACCTTTCACATGCTGCTTACTCGTATGAGTTTGCACTTTCTAAATTTAGATGTGATgcaaaaatcaatttaaaactGGGCCTACTAACCATACTTCTGACCAACATTGCCAAGGCCGGTCAATGGCATGAGCTGCATACCATCTGAAGAAGTGCCGCAGCCATTACAAAtagggacaggaagagaaacaGTCTGGGGAATAGGAGCACTAGGCCACATCTTGTCTGACTCTGATGAAAGATCATTTATGGGCTGCAAATAGGCAAACAAAAATGGGCAACAATTATATCAACAGCAAGTAATACTATGAAAACAGTATTTAATACCACCATATAAAACCTTTCCTTGACTGGGTAATACATGCCAATAGAAAAACCTTATCTAAGCAACTGTCAATACAAAAAGCCACAGTGATTGAAAAGTACTCTACCAACCTTTAATAAGCACTCCTTGCAGTAGTGTGCACCCTTCACCAAAACCGTGCGTTCTACATTTAGATGCAAAGGATTAGAACAGAAGTGTGCTGAGGTGGTTGTAGTAGtgacggtggtggtggtggtgtgatCACCAAGTGTGCCTCTCTGCGATCTTCTGATGGCTGATGGACTGCAAACACCATAGCTGTAGCAGCCAGAAGAGGCCAAACAAGTGCCATGCAAATTGCCAGATAgagaagaaacaggaggagatgaagctAGAGGGACTGAGGAGGCAAACAGGTTGGCCTGACTGCATGGAAGGGATATAGCTGGGCAAGTATGAAGCCCTAAACAGCAGGGGAGGTAGGAGTGTGAGGACACAGGCTGACAGGTAGCAATAGCAGCAGGCAGATGAGGTTGGCATCTGAGCAAAGGATTTGTGGCTTCATTTCCACTGTTCAGGTTAAGCTTATGATGGTTATGAGATGTGGCCACAGAGCAAGGCCCAGACTTGTTAATACTGTTACTGCTGACGACAGGGGCTCCTGGAGAGCCTTGGGCCACATAAAGTGAGACAACACCAGCAACGCTGTTACGTCTACCAACAACATCTCCACCACCCAATAGTCCATAGCCATCTCTGCTGCAGTAATCACAGTGAGTGCAAATGCTTACTTTGGGTCTAGACCCCTCTTGCTgctgtggtagttgttgttggtggGTGTCTTGTGTAAGCTGTGGAGGCAAGCAGGGAGGAAGCAAAGGGAGAGTGGCCAAAGAGAAGGGTTGGGATGACTGCGAGGTGGTAtggtgtgggggtggaggaggaacatCTCTTAATTCCAGCACGGCCTTTCTGCTTTCCATGTAACTGTTCTGAAAAATAGCAAAAAAAGTTTGTGGTGGTGTTAGAAAATCAATTAACGTAGCAATAGCATAGCACACTACAAAAAAGTAGTAATAATATTAGTGaagtaataatattaatgataatagTGTGCtgacaataataatgataaattctGAGATGGGACAAAAGTCCTGATAAATTAAATAGTAATTTTTTGAATGTACCAAAATTTCAATTCAATCAAGTTATGAAATACATATTAAAATCAAGCTCCCCCCACCCATCAAGTCTCTGTAGAGGCCCCAAAATTAATCACAACCAACTGAATACCTACTTGTTTATCTGTGCGATGAggggtgggggtttcactggtGGAAAAGCAGTCTTTAAATTTCCACAGTAGGCCTGAGGCCTCTGTTTTGGGGGGACTGAGCCATGGGAAGGGTCTAGAGCTGCATGTGGATCTCTCCTCTCCCAGTCCTTCCATCATACAACCCAGATGTCTTTCACCATAATTTCATCTCTCTTCTCTCGCTCATGCTTTCGTGTTAAAAAGAAACCAAAGTTTACAACAGTTACACCTAGCGTTACAACGCGTTTTATGTAGATGTGTGTGCAGTCC encodes the following:
- the LOC114855290 gene encoding meiosis regulator and mRNA stability factor 1 isoform X1, with translation MMEGLGEERSTCSSRPFPWLSPPKTEASGLLWKFKDCFSTSETPTPHRTDKQNSYMESRKAVLELRDVPPPPPHHTTSQSSQPFSLATLPLLPPCLPPQLTQDTHQQQLPQQQEGSRPKVSICTHCDYCSRDGYGLLGGGDVVGRRNSVAGVVSLYVAQGSPGAPVVSSNSINKSGPCSVATSHNHHKLNLNSGNEATNPLLRCQPHLPAAIATCQPVSSHSYLPCCLGLHTCPAISLPCSQANLFASSVPLASSPPVSSLSGNLHGTCLASSGCYSYGVCSPSAIRRSQRGTLGDHTTTTTVTTTTTSAHFCSNPLHLNVERTVLVKGAHYCKECLLKPINDLSSESDKMWPSAPIPQTVSLPVPICNGCGTSSDGMQLMPLTGLGNVGQKYGSPENNGPENIPPVGVFWDIENCSVPSGRSAGAVVQRIRSHFFQGHREAEFICVCDISKESKAVIQELNNCQVTVAHINATAKNAADDKLRQSLRRFAETHTAPATVVLVSSDVNFASELSDLRHRHGFQVVLVHGSHTSPALLQHAHRHVAFQEITADLPPRTLVKSQPSYNFLYVHNLPVNCDKSLRNAVKLRLRRLSDNCGGKVLSMSQGSAVLRFGSPEAAARARKRMENEDVFGRRISLSFSPHPRDYASPEPVLQSHPLPQNATLPQPYESQDSVFAPPPSISSFSFLPLEKPRSPRRPRRATRPSHTSGQVLERLYSPRRGCSGPPGGTPAKPLQELAGLESKPRTDFHPLDEVRAASSSPHSNGEMGTLEQVKKPSIAGESLYRRRREGSSPRRVSESPVEKREGNSGEFQISTPSAFSKLTLHRSFSPLVLSQGSWSSRSASPCLSSRSSPLLAVPRSPCPEGSYEQFIDGAEIQVANLDYRMSRKDLQQTLHDTFSRYGRVKAVELSPHTDYQLKAIIQMLSLQQAISAVSGLHRYKIGGKRIQVSLITGSSNKSLTMLSTEIRSILQDAPANCLPLFKFTEIYEKKYSRKLSTGDLYRLPEVVAVREQGGSRLVCLLPSSLIRQSPLGSSQSQEGSSSASGSPVVFEELEYHEPVCRQHYAQQDFSEADFDPDSCKIPFTVMSLSTLTSDVHSLLHSHEGTLPLLSFPDCYAAKFRPLQLGNETLEGGVPLEHLITCVPSITIVTAQNGFKIIKWIHNKPPAPNTEPWIQRCKSPVGNPQLIQFSREIIDLLKSQPSCIMPISKFIPSYHHHFAKQCRVSDYGYSKLMELLEAVPHVLQILGMGTKRLLTLTHRAQVKRFTQDLLKLLKFQASKQVSINDFMQAYHWCFSRDWRVIDYGICDLMDLLTEIPDTTITITQQDTDTVISVPKRERTVDEMERTKQFGKEVVDLLRHQPHCRMPFSKFIPTYHHHFGRQCKLSYYGFTKLIELFEAIPDVLMVLECGEEKMLTLTEVERIKALAAQLVKLLRGQKNSSLPVSQLLTEYSKTFGYGLRLQDYDAGSLPALLTKLCHVVKVVDGSEGREVQLINRKSLRSLTSQLLAILMSQDEDLVINGLKVEELSQYYSTVHGVQLNPCEYGFLSLSELLKSLPYLVELYNRESDENGKAGSTASGQVEGWVRLTRLYQFARNIRALLHTYHYNQIFLTEFQGAYNKFTGCSLEPRSYGYASTDELLSAIPQVVWIKGHGHKRIIVLKNDMKARASSSVTNSPQPGENAESPRDSPINTSGAQSPSNKVASESELLCLSSPVDLLCGPVPSCLPSPQLHPDPVLLQQTDLIHFEEKTSPPTDDDEPASAAASGTDCACDPPKQSCSTDDLTGTKSQPATLTKTPLSVDNPSRRASRSRIKLAANFSFTAGV
- the LOC114855290 gene encoding meiosis regulator and mRNA stability factor 1 isoform X8 → MFLLHPHTIPPRSHPNPSLWPLSLCFLPACLHSLHKTPTNNNYHSSKRGLDPNYGVCSPSAIRRSQRGTLERTVLVKGAHYCKECLLKPINDLSSESDKMWPSAPIPQTVSLPVPICNGCGTSSDGMQLMPLTGLGNVGQKYGSPENNGPENIPPVGVFWDIENCSVPSGRSAGAVVQRIRSHFFQGHREAEFICVCDISKESKAVIQELNNCQVTVAHINATAKNAADDKLRQSLRRFAETHTAPATVVLVSSDVNFASELSDLRHRHGFQVVLVHGSHTSPALLQHAHRHVAFQEITADLPPRTLVKSQPSYNFLYVHNLPVNCDKSLRNAVKLRLRRLSDNCGGKVLSMSQGSAVLRFGSPEAAARARKRMENEDVFGRRISLSFSPHPRDYASPEPVLQSHPLPQNATLPQPYESQDSVFAPPPSISSFSFLPLEKPRSPRRPRRATRPSHTSGQVLERLYSPRRGCSGPPGGTPAKPLQELAGLESKPRTDFHPLDEVRAASSSPHSNGEMGTLEQVKKPSIAGESLYRRRREGSSPRRVSESPVEKREGNSGEFQISTPSAFSKLTLHRSFSPLVLSQGSWSSRSASPCLSSRSSPLLAVPRSPCPEGSYEQFIDGAEIQVANLDYRMSRKDLQQTLHDTFSRYGRVKAVELSPHTDYQLKAIIQMLSLQQAISAVSGLHRYKIGGKRIQVSLITGSSNKSLTMLSTEIRSILQDAPANCLPLFKFTEIYEKKYSRKLSTGDLYRLPEVVAVREQGGSRLVCLLPSSLIRQSPLGSSQSQEGSSSASGSPVVFEELEYHEPVCRQHYAQQDFSEADFDPDSCKIPFTVMSLSTLTSDVHSLLHSHEGTLPLLSFPDCYAAKFRPLQLGNETLEGGVPLEHLITCVPSITIVTAQNGFKIIKWIHNKPPAPNTEPWIQRCKSPVGNPQLIQFSREIIDLLKSQPSCIMPISKFIPSYHHHFAKQCRVSDYGYSKLMELLEAVPHVLQILGMGTKRLLTLTHRAQVKRFTQDLLKLLKFQASKQVSINDFMQAYHWCFSRDWRVIDYGICDLMDLLTEIPDTTITITQQDTDTVISVPKRERTVDEMERTKQFGKEVVDLLRHQPHCRMPFSKFIPTYHHHFGRQCKLSYYGFTKLIELFEAIPDVLMVLECGEEKMLTLTEVERIKALAAQLVKLLRGQKNSSLPVSQLLTEYSKTFGYGLRLQDYDAGSLPALLTKLCHVVKVVDGSEGREVQLINRKSLRSLTSQLLAILMSQDEDLVINGLKVEELSQYYSTVHGVQLNPCEYGFLSLSELLKSLPYLVELYNRESDENGKAGSTASGQVEGWVRLTRLYQFARNIRALLHTYHYNQIFLTEFQGAYNKFTGCSLEPRSYGYASTDELLSAIPQVVWIKGHGHKRIIVLKNDMKARASSSVTNSPQPGENAESPRDSPINTSGAQSPSNKVASESELLCLSSPVDLLCGPVPSCLPSPQLHPDPVLLQQTDLIHFEEKTSPPTDDDEPASAAASGTDCACDPPKQSCSTDDLTGTKSQPATLTKTPLSVDNPSRRASRSRIKLAANFSFTAGV
- the LOC114855290 gene encoding meiosis regulator and mRNA stability factor 1 isoform X6, giving the protein MMEGLGEERSTCSSRPFPWLSPPKTEASGLLWKFKDCFSTSETPTPHRTDKQNSYMESRKAVLELRDVPPPPPHHTTSQSSQPFSLATLPLLPPCLPPQLTQDTHQQQLPQQQEGSRPKPINDLSSESDKMWPSAPIPQTVSLPVPICNGCGTSSDGMQLMPLTGLGNVGQKYGSPENNGPENIPPVGVFWDIENCSVPSGRSAGAVVQRIRSHFFQGHREAEFICVCDISKESKAVIQELNNCQVTVAHINATAKNAADDKLRQSLRRFAETHTAPATVVLVSSDVNFASELSDLRHRHGFQVVLVHGSHTSPALLQHAHRHVAFQEITADLPPRTLVKSQPSYNFLYVHNLPVNCDKSLRNAVKLRLRRLSDNCGGKVLSMSQGSAVLRFGSPEAAARARKRMENEDVFGRRISLSFSPHPRDYASPEPVLQSHPLPQNATLPQPYESQDSVFAPPPSISSFSFLPLEKPRSPRRPRRATRPSHTSGQVLERLYSPRRGCSGPPGGTPAKPLQELAGLESKPRTDFHPLDEVRAASSSPHSNGEMGTLEQVKKPSIAGESLYRRRREGSSPRRVSESPVEKREGNSGEFQISTPSAFSKLTLHRSFSPLVLSQGSWSSRSASPCLSSRSSPLLAVPRSPCPEGSYEQFIDGAEIQVANLDYRMSRKDLQQTLHDTFSRYGRVKAVELSPHTDYQLKAIIQMLSLQQAISAVSGLHRYKIGGKRIQVSLITGSSNKSLTMLSTEIRSILQDAPANCLPLFKFTEIYEKKYSRKLSTGDLYRLPEVVAVREQGGSRLVCLLPSSLIRQSPLGSSQSQEGSSSASGSPVVFEELEYHEPVCRQHYAQQDFSEADFDPDSCKIPFTVMSLSTLTSDVHSLLHSHEGTLPLLSFPDCYAAKFRPLQLGNETLEGGVPLEHLITCVPSITIVTAQNGFKIIKWIHNKPPAPNTEPWIQRCKSPVGNPQLIQFSREIIDLLKSQPSCIMPISKFIPSYHHHFAKQCRVSDYGYSKLMELLEAVPHVLQILGMGTKRLLTLTHRAQVKRFTQDLLKLLKFQASKQVSINDFMQAYHWCFSRDWRVIDYGICDLMDLLTEIPDTTITITQQDTDTVISVPKRERTVDEMERTKQFGKEVVDLLRHQPHCRMPFSKFIPTYHHHFGRQCKLSYYGFTKLIELFEAIPDVLMVLECGEEKMLTLTEVERIKALAAQLVKLLRGQKNSSLPVSQLLTEYSKTFGYGLRLQDYDAGSLPALLTKLCHVVKVVDGSEGREVQLINRKSLRSLTSQLLAILMSQDEDLVINGLKVEELSQYYSTVHGVQLNPCEYGFLSLSELLKSLPYLVELYNRESDENGKAGSTASGQVEGWVRLTRLYQFARNIRALLHTYHYNQIFLTEFQGAYNKFTGCSLEPRSYGYASTDELLSAIPQVVWIKGHGHKRIIVLKNDMKARASSSVTNSPQPGENAESPRDSPINTSGAQSPSNKVASESELLCLSSPVDLLCGPVPSCLPSPQLHPDPVLLQQTDLIHFEEKTSPPTDDDEPASAAASGTDCACDPPKQSCSTDDLTGTKSQPATLTKTPLSVDNPSRRASRSRIKLAANFSFTAGV